The following coding sequences are from one Schizosaccharomyces osmophilus chromosome 1, complete sequence window:
- a CDS encoding DUF3128 family, c22orf39-like protein: protein MEEKKDVQNEQLKESMYLKSGYQEEPCSLQYYFDQMAMCLTVTSQIRHYYRYGDYNKCKGAFTDFKWCLSTKSKSPEEQQKMLQQRRLDQWVELREGPNSEDIWNVRTQPKD from the coding sequence atggaggaaaaaaaagacgtACAGAATGAGCAATTGAAGGAATCCATGTACTTAAAATCGGGATATCAAGAAGAACCATGCAGTCTACAATACTACTTTGATCAAATGGCAATGTGTTTGACAGTTACTTCGCAAATTCGACACTATTACCGGTATGGAGATTACAATAAATGCAAAGGAGCATTCACAGACTTTAAGTGGTGTTTGTCTACAAAATCGAAAAGCCCAGAGGAACAGCAGAAAATGTTGCAACAACGTCGACTGGATCAATGGGTGGAATTACGAGAAGGACCAAACAGTGAAGATATTTGGAACGTGCGGACCCAACCAAAAGATTAG